Part of the Propionimicrobium sp. PCR01-08-3 genome, AGCCGCTCGGAGTGCTCTTGCGCGAACTCTCGCGAGAGCTCATCCAACCGGCCCATCCGCTTGACTGCCACCAGGAACGCTTCCTCATCGTCGAGGCCCGCTGCCTTGAGATCGGTGATGCATTCGCGCAGATGGTCCTCCATTTCGTCCACATCTGCCGCCGAGATCGCCTCGCGGCGCTGCACGAAACGGCGCCATTGCCCGATCTGGGCCTCCAGCGCGTCGGTGGATCCGGCTTCGGAATAGGCGCTCATCAGGCCCACCCTTGGGCTGGGCGTTCCGCCGGACGGGCGCTGTTCCACACCTGTGCGAGTGCCGCGGCCACCACATCCCATTGACTCTGCCGATCGGCGAGCAGAGCCAGGCCCGACTCGGTGATCGCATAGTGCTTGCGGCGGCGTCCGATTTCGGAGGTGCCCCACGATGATTGCACGTAGCCGAGGCGCTCGAGCCGGTGCAGCAGGGGATAGAGCATGCCATCGGTCCACTGCATCCGGCCATCGGACAGTTCGTTCACGCGTTTGAGAATGGCGTAGCCATACGACTCTCCATTGGCCAGAATGCCCAGGACGAGCGGTGTCGCCGAGGCGGCCACCAGATCCTTGTCGATATGCATTGGTCTCCTATCCCTAGATCCGCTAGGTGTCGTAACCATAGCAGACCTAGGGATAGTCATTGGAAACGGCGAGCGCCGACAGT contains:
- a CDS encoding helix-turn-helix transcriptional regulator, whose translation is MHIDKDLVAASATPLVLGILANGESYGYAILKRVNELSDGRMQWTDGMLYPLLHRLERLGYVQSSWGTSEIGRRRKHYAITESGLALLADRQSQWDVVAAALAQVWNSARPAERPAQGWA